One Nitrospira sp. DNA segment encodes these proteins:
- a CDS encoding NAD-dependent epimerase/dehydratase family protein: MTTIAITGAAGFLGWHLRVHCHAKPEIKILQVDREGFRDPARFQEVIRQADAVVHLAGLNRGNDQDIERVNLELTNQLITACRQTGARPHVLLANSTHQERDTAYGRSKQKSAALLGAWASEIGAVFTDLVIPNVYGEGGRPFYNSVVATFCHQLASGEEPKIIQDGQLELMHAQRVSRALVAAIEGHVSGQVRVEGERLSVSECLSKLQAFDRCYRAHLVPDLKADLDLDLFNTYRSFLYPRHYPVTLQLHSDARGHLFEAVKSLHGGQCFISTTKPGITRGNHYHARKFERFLVLGGDAVIRIRKLLTRDIVEFKVSGTVPQYIDMPTFCTHDITNTGQAELTTLFWAHEIFDPQRSDTIREPVDL, encoded by the coding sequence ATGACAACGATAGCAATTACAGGAGCGGCTGGATTTCTCGGTTGGCATCTACGAGTACATTGCCACGCCAAACCTGAGATCAAGATTCTTCAAGTTGATCGGGAAGGTTTTCGCGATCCCGCCCGTTTCCAAGAAGTGATCCGGCAAGCCGATGCGGTTGTCCATCTGGCAGGCCTGAATCGCGGCAATGATCAGGACATCGAGCGTGTCAACCTCGAGCTCACTAATCAGCTTATTACCGCCTGTAGGCAAACGGGGGCGCGACCTCATGTGCTCCTGGCAAATTCAACCCATCAGGAGCGGGATACGGCCTATGGGCGATCCAAACAGAAAAGCGCCGCCCTGCTGGGGGCTTGGGCATCAGAAATCGGAGCCGTTTTTACAGACCTTGTGATTCCCAATGTATATGGAGAGGGAGGGCGCCCGTTTTACAATTCCGTCGTGGCCACATTTTGCCACCAGCTTGCCTCGGGAGAGGAGCCGAAGATCATTCAAGATGGGCAGCTCGAGTTGATGCATGCTCAGAGAGTGTCACGTGCGCTCGTTGCGGCCATAGAGGGCCATGTATCCGGCCAGGTGCGGGTGGAGGGAGAGCGGCTGTCAGTGTCCGAATGCCTTTCGAAGTTGCAGGCGTTTGATCGGTGTTACCGGGCGCATCTTGTCCCCGACCTGAAAGCCGATCTGGATCTGGACCTGTTCAACACCTACCGATCGTTTCTCTATCCGCGTCATTATCCGGTGACGCTCCAATTGCACAGCGATGCCAGGGGGCATCTGTTCGAGGCGGTCAAGAGTCTGCATGGTGGGCAGTGCTTCATCTCGACAACGAAGCCCGGTATCACCAGAGGCAACCACTACCACGCCAGGAAGTTCGAACGGTTCTTAGTCCTGGGCGGGGATGCGGTCATTCGAATTCGGAAACTGTTGACGAGGGATATCGTGGAATTCAAGGTATCGGGAACTGTTCCGCAGTATATCGATATGCCGACGTTCTGTACCCATGACATTACCAATACAGGCCAGGCGGAGCTCACGACGTTGTTCTGGGCCCACGAGATCTTCGATCCACAACGATCCGATACGATTCGGGAGCCTGTAGACTTATGA
- a CDS encoding polysaccharide biosynthesis protein — MSDVLKGKTVLITGGTGSFGRAFVDILRPREVKEIRIFSRDELKQEMMRIELNEPRLKFHIGDVRSRESVDAVMQGVDFVFHAAALKQVPSCDFFPMQAVYTNVIGSHNVVDSAIKHGATKVICLSTDKAVYPINAMGMTKALMEKVAQAAARTTGPGATVVSTVRYGNVMYSRGSVIPLFVQQIKAQQALTITEPGMTRFLLPLSEAVDLVLFAFEHGRQGDILIRKAPACTVADLAAAMKAVFQSTVPVKVIGVRHGEKLYETLATREELRRADDMKEYYRVAMDSRDLNYSKYFTEGDLQEAEVDDYTSHNTQRLTVKEVEVLLRTLPEIRQALTGR; from the coding sequence ATGAGCGATGTGTTGAAGGGGAAAACGGTGTTGATTACCGGAGGGACCGGATCATTTGGTCGGGCATTTGTGGATATCCTCCGGCCTCGTGAGGTGAAAGAAATCCGCATTTTCAGTCGCGATGAATTGAAGCAAGAAATGATGCGGATAGAGCTGAACGAACCGCGCCTCAAATTTCATATCGGCGACGTCAGGAGCCGCGAGAGTGTGGATGCGGTCATGCAAGGCGTGGACTTTGTCTTCCATGCCGCGGCCCTGAAGCAAGTGCCGTCCTGTGATTTTTTCCCTATGCAGGCTGTCTACACCAATGTCATCGGCAGCCACAATGTGGTTGATTCTGCCATCAAGCACGGGGCGACAAAGGTCATCTGTCTGAGCACGGACAAGGCGGTGTATCCGATCAATGCGATGGGTATGACGAAGGCCTTGATGGAAAAGGTGGCTCAGGCTGCCGCGCGCACGACCGGTCCCGGCGCTACCGTGGTGAGTACGGTGCGGTATGGGAATGTGATGTACTCGCGTGGCTCGGTCATTCCGCTCTTTGTCCAACAGATCAAGGCGCAACAGGCGCTGACCATCACCGAGCCAGGCATGACGCGGTTTTTGCTTCCGCTATCGGAGGCCGTGGATCTCGTTCTCTTTGCATTTGAGCATGGACGCCAGGGAGATATTCTAATTCGTAAAGCGCCTGCCTGTACGGTGGCCGACTTGGCCGCGGCCATGAAAGCGGTATTTCAGTCCACGGTTCCTGTGAAAGTGATCGGCGTTCGTCATGGTGAAAAACTCTATGAAACGCTGGCGACCCGTGAGGAGTTGCGTCGGGCCGACGACATGAAAGAGTATTACCGGGTTGCCATGGATTCGCGGGATCTCAACTATAGCAAGTATTTTACGGAAGGTGATTTACAGGAGGCCGAAGTGGATGACTACACGTCCCATAATACACAACGGTTGACCGTGAAGGAGGTCGAGGTGTTGCTGCGCACGCTGCCGGAAATCCGGCAGGCGCTGACAGGGCGATGA
- a CDS encoding glycosyltransferase family 4 protein, with protein sequence MRLLIVSQYFWPENFRINDLAREFQRRGHVVTVLTGLPNYPAGTFSSGYGFGGPYRECYEGVEVIRCPLFPRGSATGVRLALNYLSFAVMATLRGGLSCRKNYDVIFVHEPSPMTVGFPALALKALTRAPILFWVLDLWPESVSATQAIRSSRALQWIERMVRFIYRHCDRILVQSRAFVSHVEQQRVPSGKILYFPSWAEALYETAVGRLPVPESVHFPEGFRVMFAGNVGAAQDFETIIAAAERVKSRADIHWIIVGDGRMLSWAQAEVERRQLAGTVHFLGRHPLETMPAFFAQADAMLVTLRREPIFALTIPGKVQSYLASGRPIIAALDGEGARIIREAGAGLVCSAEQPEALADAVLRMAETPREARELMGRRGAEYYAAHFDRSMLFDQLEKWMQELVERQGNIRASAASESALSSERGRPS encoded by the coding sequence GTGCGACTTCTTATTGTTAGCCAGTATTTCTGGCCGGAGAATTTTCGGATCAATGATTTGGCACGCGAGTTTCAACGGCGCGGTCATGTCGTAACGGTCCTCACGGGTTTGCCGAATTACCCGGCGGGGACTTTCTCTTCAGGGTATGGTTTCGGCGGACCCTATCGGGAATGCTACGAAGGGGTAGAGGTAATCCGGTGTCCTTTGTTTCCCCGCGGCAGTGCGACCGGAGTGCGCCTGGCGCTCAACTACCTATCTTTTGCGGTAATGGCAACGCTCAGGGGGGGGCTGAGCTGCCGAAAGAATTACGATGTGATTTTTGTCCATGAGCCATCTCCAATGACGGTGGGGTTCCCCGCTCTTGCGCTAAAAGCTCTGACACGAGCCCCAATATTGTTCTGGGTGCTGGATTTATGGCCTGAGAGCGTTTCGGCCACGCAAGCGATTCGGTCGTCGCGCGCGCTGCAGTGGATCGAGCGTATGGTGCGGTTCATCTATCGGCATTGCGATCGGATCCTTGTGCAATCACGAGCCTTTGTATCTCATGTCGAACAACAGCGTGTTCCTTCGGGGAAAATCCTGTATTTCCCGAGCTGGGCGGAAGCTCTCTATGAGACTGCCGTCGGTCGATTGCCTGTGCCGGAGAGTGTCCATTTTCCGGAAGGGTTTCGAGTGATGTTCGCCGGGAATGTGGGGGCGGCGCAGGATTTTGAGACGATCATTGCGGCGGCGGAACGGGTGAAATCGAGAGCGGATATTCACTGGATTATTGTCGGCGATGGACGCATGTTGAGCTGGGCTCAGGCTGAAGTGGAACGACGGCAGTTAGCCGGCACCGTACATTTTCTTGGCAGGCATCCGCTTGAAACCATGCCGGCGTTTTTTGCGCAGGCCGATGCCATGTTGGTGACTCTCCGGCGTGAGCCCATTTTTGCTTTGACAATTCCCGGGAAGGTGCAGTCCTATCTGGCTTCGGGGCGTCCGATTATTGCCGCACTTGACGGGGAAGGGGCTCGGATTATTCGAGAGGCGGGAGCAGGCCTCGTCTGTTCAGCCGAGCAGCCGGAGGCTTTGGCCGATGCTGTGCTGAGAATGGCGGAGACTCCACGCGAAGCCAGGGAACTGATGGGCCGTCGCGGAGCGGAATACTACGCCGCGCATTTTGACCGGTCCATGCTGTTCGACCAGCTTGAAAAATGGATGCAGGAGTTAGTCGAAAGGCAAGGGAACATACGGGCGTCGGCTGCATCCGAATCGGCCTTGTCGAGTGAAAGGGGAAGACCTTCATGA
- a CDS encoding glycosyltransferase family 4 protein gives MEALSAEYDFRIVCLDRDHRSDIPYPDIKVGQWQRRGGAAIFYAAPSDLGFGFCRRVVSDANPDMIYLNSLFDRSFSMLPLVALGRGRSTPILLTPRGEFSSGALGLKATRKRGFVLAARGVGLYKHVFWHACSEPEAEQIRGVLSPRAGRLFLASNLPEAESARIIPHVEKQPGTLRLVLASRVVPMKNTLAAIRIASQLSGRVQLDLWGLVEDKPYWDLCQQQIALCPDHVSVRHRGEVAHEHLSERLHEYDVMLLPTLGENFGHAILEGLAAGLPVVISDRTPWRHLMRAGVGADLPLADEQAFVRELSRYQMMTENDMAKIREACTHYVAAWRASHVDLDAYRSMFDAVLASNS, from the coding sequence GTGGAGGCGTTGAGTGCCGAATACGATTTTCGTATCGTCTGCCTGGACCGGGATCACCGCTCGGATATTCCTTATCCGGACATTAAAGTGGGCCAATGGCAACGCCGAGGTGGGGCCGCCATTTTCTATGCAGCTCCATCCGATCTGGGATTTGGCTTCTGCCGAAGGGTGGTATCCGATGCCAATCCGGACATGATTTATCTCAACAGCTTGTTCGACCGGTCGTTTTCAATGTTGCCGCTTGTCGCTTTAGGGCGCGGCCGTTCGACTCCGATCCTTCTCACTCCGAGGGGCGAGTTTTCGTCGGGGGCTCTTGGGCTAAAAGCGACCCGCAAGCGGGGTTTTGTACTCGCAGCCAGAGGGGTCGGACTTTACAAACATGTGTTTTGGCATGCCTGCTCCGAGCCGGAGGCCGAACAGATTCGAGGTGTTTTATCTCCGCGGGCTGGCAGGTTGTTTCTTGCCAGCAATTTACCGGAAGCTGAGTCCGCGCGGATCATCCCTCATGTCGAGAAACAGCCCGGTACATTGCGCCTGGTTCTTGCGTCCCGCGTGGTGCCTATGAAGAACACCCTGGCTGCAATTCGTATTGCGTCTCAACTATCCGGGCGAGTTCAGCTTGATCTCTGGGGGCTTGTTGAGGACAAGCCATATTGGGATCTTTGTCAGCAGCAGATTGCCCTCTGTCCGGATCATGTATCGGTGCGTCATCGAGGAGAAGTTGCTCATGAGCATCTGTCTGAGCGGCTTCACGAATACGATGTGATGCTGCTTCCGACGCTCGGCGAGAACTTTGGCCATGCGATTCTTGAAGGACTTGCTGCGGGTCTTCCCGTGGTGATCAGTGATCGAACCCCCTGGCGCCATCTGATGCGTGCAGGTGTCGGGGCCGATTTGCCGCTAGCGGACGAACAGGCTTTTGTGCGGGAACTGAGTCGCTATCAAATGATGACCGAAAACGACATGGCCAAGATACGCGAAGCCTGTACACACTATGTTGCTGCGTGGCGTGCAAGTCATGTGGACCTGGACGCTTACCGGAGTATGTTTGATGCCGTCCTGGCATCCAACTCGTGA
- the asnB gene encoding asparagine synthase (glutamine-hydrolyzing): MCGLAGVFLSRTTAGQCSADDAVRKMCDRMQARGPDALGYWTDSKADLSLGHRRLSIIDLESRANQPMLSDDGRFVIVFNGEIYNFLELRRGLEEDGDRFRTQSDTEVLLRLFARHGEGMLSRLRGMFALAIWDRITRTVLLARDPYGIKPLYLGQSKKGWLFASQVKALLASGLISYDSDPEGQAGFWLLGSVPEPRTWFRDITAVPAGSWCRISADGQLVGPHKYWDIGDSWRKAPECRMTADDVQEAVRTAVSRSVQQHLVADVPVGIFLSGGIDSGSLAGLMKDNGARDVLGVTVAFREFHGQHEDEVPAAKEIAERFGIRHHVRVITRQEFDSDLPRILSAMDQPSIDGINTWYASKAVAELGLKVVISGIGGDELFYGYPSFQQLPLLVSRRRRMAKVPGALLAADLALRVFSRYSGNSRWRWLTRQAGNLYGAYWLRRGLFTPDDLPTLLEGGGSSQGSRQRDPAALLESVAGDLPADSMAAVGQLESMVYLRNQLLRDSDWASMDHSVELRTPLVDAWLLRDLMPVLRSFGRLQGKHLLAASPVTPLSQAMTGRTKSGFGIPLGVWMNHEVDRLAGRHGVSAAHEAGQSSRRWAATVANAIYAR; the protein is encoded by the coding sequence ATGTGTGGGTTGGCAGGAGTGTTTCTTTCCCGAACGACAGCCGGTCAGTGCTCTGCTGATGACGCTGTGCGAAAAATGTGTGATCGAATGCAAGCGCGCGGTCCAGATGCTCTGGGGTATTGGACGGATTCAAAAGCAGATCTGAGTTTGGGTCATCGTCGGTTGTCGATTATCGATTTGGAGTCTCGCGCAAACCAGCCGATGCTTTCCGATGACGGCCGCTTTGTGATTGTGTTCAACGGAGAAATATACAATTTTCTCGAGTTGCGCCGTGGGCTTGAGGAAGACGGTGACCGCTTTCGTACGCAAAGCGACACGGAGGTGCTGCTGCGACTCTTTGCCCGGCATGGCGAGGGAATGCTGTCTCGCTTGCGCGGGATGTTTGCCCTTGCGATATGGGATCGCATCACTCGTACGGTATTGTTGGCCCGGGATCCTTATGGCATTAAGCCGTTGTACCTTGGTCAGAGCAAGAAGGGCTGGCTATTTGCTTCTCAGGTGAAAGCCTTGCTCGCCTCCGGTCTGATTTCGTACGACTCCGATCCGGAGGGGCAGGCTGGGTTTTGGCTGTTAGGGAGTGTCCCTGAGCCGCGCACCTGGTTCCGTGATATCACTGCCGTGCCTGCCGGTAGCTGGTGCCGTATATCCGCAGACGGTCAGCTCGTTGGTCCTCACAAGTATTGGGATATCGGGGATTCCTGGCGCAAGGCGCCGGAGTGCCGTATGACGGCCGACGACGTTCAAGAGGCTGTGCGCACTGCGGTTTCCCGTTCTGTGCAACAACATCTGGTCGCCGACGTCCCGGTGGGTATATTCCTTTCCGGCGGGATCGATTCCGGCAGTCTTGCGGGATTAATGAAAGACAACGGAGCGCGAGATGTCCTCGGTGTTACGGTGGCATTCAGGGAATTTCACGGACAGCACGAAGACGAAGTGCCCGCGGCCAAGGAGATTGCCGAGCGGTTCGGGATCAGGCATCACGTGCGGGTGATTACGCGACAGGAGTTTGATTCCGACCTCCCGAGGATCCTCTCGGCCATGGATCAGCCGAGCATTGACGGGATCAATACATGGTATGCGAGCAAGGCTGTGGCTGAGCTGGGTTTGAAGGTGGTCATTTCCGGTATCGGCGGGGACGAATTGTTTTATGGCTATCCAAGCTTTCAGCAGCTTCCCTTGCTTGTCTCGCGACGGAGGCGGATGGCGAAAGTTCCCGGGGCCCTGTTGGCGGCAGATCTCGCGCTGCGCGTTTTTTCGCGATACAGCGGGAATTCGCGTTGGCGCTGGTTAACCCGTCAAGCCGGAAATCTGTACGGCGCCTATTGGCTGCGGAGAGGCCTCTTTACGCCTGACGACCTGCCTACACTGCTGGAGGGAGGGGGATCGTCCCAGGGGTCGCGACAGCGTGATCCCGCGGCCCTCCTGGAGTCTGTCGCTGGCGACCTCCCGGCTGATTCTATGGCTGCTGTAGGGCAACTCGAGTCCATGGTCTATCTTCGCAATCAGTTATTGCGGGACAGCGACTGGGCCAGTATGGATCATAGTGTAGAGTTGCGCACGCCGCTGGTTGATGCCTGGCTGTTGCGGGATTTGATGCCTGTACTCAGATCGTTCGGGCGACTACAAGGAAAGCATTTGCTCGCCGCCAGCCCCGTCACGCCGCTGAGTCAGGCCATGACCGGTCGAACGAAGTCAGGCTTTGGGATTCCTTTGGGCGTATGGATGAACCATGAGGTGGATCGCCTTGCTGGCCGCCATGGAGTATCCGCCGCACATGAAGCCGGGCAGAGCAGCCGTCGCTGGGCCGCCACGGTCGCGAATGCGATCTATGCGCGATGA
- a CDS encoding glycosyltransferase family 2 protein encodes MLLSVCIPTYGQPNQMRRTLDSLLGQDLESVEIVIRDDNPDAETEKIVSGYLTRLPIRYFHLKKEGVDLAFMFVSREARGNFVWWFGDDVFCPGTVGRVLGVLRDVRDIDFMYINSTDMAGENYSIHLGESRLTKDRDEVLSTLKDQLGFCSAMLFRRETLLSGMEKALAFIGTSWVTLFLSLNALSVGRKFYLLDGRNFLSDEKPAGEARWYDSFEVHGINYALVAREFTESFDRKLLRHVQAQKFGRSWRAVVVERAKGFTTGFGSSTPKIVKMAKLFWSYPEFYLAFPLMLIPRPMLRLCYSLYKRA; translated from the coding sequence ATGCTTCTGAGTGTCTGTATCCCAACATATGGTCAGCCCAACCAGATGAGGCGAACGCTGGATAGTTTGCTTGGGCAGGATTTGGAGAGTGTCGAAATTGTCATTCGGGATGATAATCCGGATGCTGAAACGGAGAAGATCGTATCCGGGTATTTGACCAGGCTGCCCATCAGATACTTCCACTTAAAAAAAGAAGGGGTCGATCTCGCGTTCATGTTTGTCAGCCGGGAGGCGCGGGGCAATTTTGTGTGGTGGTTTGGTGATGATGTGTTTTGTCCAGGGACGGTTGGCAGAGTCCTCGGTGTTCTAAGGGATGTGCGTGACATAGACTTTATGTACATCAATTCGACTGATATGGCCGGAGAGAATTACTCTATTCATCTTGGTGAGAGCCGACTGACGAAAGATCGGGATGAGGTATTGTCTACACTGAAGGATCAGCTTGGTTTTTGTTCTGCCATGCTCTTCAGGCGGGAGACGTTATTGTCGGGTATGGAGAAGGCTCTCGCATTTATTGGCACATCATGGGTAACCCTGTTCTTATCGTTGAATGCACTGTCGGTGGGCAGGAAGTTTTATCTGCTGGACGGGAGAAATTTCTTAAGCGATGAAAAGCCTGCAGGGGAGGCCCGCTGGTATGATTCGTTTGAAGTGCATGGAATTAACTATGCGCTCGTCGCCCGTGAATTTACGGAGTCTTTTGACAGGAAACTACTAAGGCATGTCCAGGCTCAGAAGTTTGGGCGCTCCTGGAGGGCCGTTGTCGTCGAGCGCGCGAAAGGGTTTACGACAGGCTTTGGCTCGTCAACCCCCAAAATTGTCAAGATGGCAAAATTGTTCTGGAGCTATCCTGAGTTCTACCTTGCCTTTCCTCTCATGCTCATCCCTCGGCCCATGCTGCGGCTGTGTTATTCCCTCTACAAAAGAGCCTGA